A window of Haliscomenobacter hydrossis DSM 1100 contains these coding sequences:
- a CDS encoding VWA domain-containing protein: MKKTTRFSSLVLLLFSMLVSNHWGALLKQVDSRPPPPDKQAYRLHYQGSLLYAEGKYRQASGHFARAYQLFPENFSFALAHGLCLGRMGEPGTAKNVLEKARRLVASNDQERQQKLALATFFLGMSYSYADRYGEALPFLRDAISMQQNIAQKSLLSIFYNALGKAILLNQGRNAHRRNYQALHYHVHRRDMEKAFTAFESAVKADPENAIALYNYRLLADTLKVTSILPEADSTQPQRKEYKPTFINMHSTIISDLKLNNYDELVFLVDISGSMVMEKVVCYGADRFTAMKDLCLKILPEIDTSIALGIGTIGGVCDSPPDLWFASGGINRVDLRSKLRFLIPDGTTPLLTMLLRCPELFSDNPQRSKSIFLISDGANTCREGGMDICEWASTLAQKGIAVNVLTFLSTTSDNTDAFAEYLCLAENTKANIIYLDNYRCRLEPFAFDIVKTCQSKIPTMEKSTCLGPSVKGLWNVWVAE, encoded by the coding sequence ATGAAGAAAACTACAAGGTTCAGCTCCCTGGTATTGCTCCTGTTTTCAATGCTTGTCAGCAATCATTGGGGCGCGCTGTTGAAGCAGGTGGACTCCCGTCCCCCGCCTCCCGACAAACAAGCCTACCGCCTGCATTACCAAGGCTCTTTGCTGTACGCGGAAGGAAAATACCGTCAGGCCAGTGGGCATTTTGCCCGTGCCTATCAGCTGTTTCCGGAGAATTTTAGTTTTGCCTTGGCACATGGCCTGTGTTTGGGGCGGATGGGTGAACCCGGTACGGCCAAAAATGTATTGGAAAAAGCCCGTCGTCTGGTGGCCTCCAATGACCAGGAACGCCAACAAAAACTGGCGCTGGCTACGTTTTTTCTGGGCATGAGTTACAGCTATGCCGACCGCTATGGGGAGGCCTTGCCCTTCTTGCGCGATGCGATAAGTATGCAGCAAAATATCGCGCAAAAATCGCTCTTGAGCATTTTTTACAATGCCTTGGGGAAAGCCATTTTGCTCAATCAGGGGCGAAATGCCCATCGTCGAAATTATCAGGCACTGCATTACCATGTCCATCGGCGCGACATGGAAAAAGCCTTCACCGCGTTTGAATCCGCTGTAAAAGCCGATCCCGAAAATGCGATTGCGCTGTACAATTATCGCCTTTTGGCCGACACACTGAAGGTTACGTCCATCCTTCCCGAGGCCGATAGTACCCAGCCCCAACGCAAGGAATACAAGCCTACCTTCATCAACATGCACAGTACCATCATCAGCGATTTGAAGTTAAACAACTACGATGAGCTGGTTTTTTTGGTGGATATTTCCGGCTCAATGGTGATGGAAAAAGTGGTTTGTTACGGGGCCGACCGTTTTACGGCGATGAAGGACTTGTGTTTAAAAATTCTGCCAGAAATTGATACCAGTATCGCCCTGGGTATTGGTACCATTGGTGGAGTTTGTGACAGCCCGCCCGATTTGTGGTTTGCTTCTGGAGGAATCAATCGCGTGGATTTGCGCAGCAAATTGCGCTTTTTGATCCCCGACGGCACGACTCCTTTGTTGACCATGCTCTTGCGTTGCCCGGAGTTGTTTTCAGATAACCCCCAACGCAGCAAAAGTATTTTCTTGATCAGTGACGGAGCCAATACCTGTCGGGAAGGAGGCATGGACATTTGCGAATGGGCAAGTACCCTGGCGCAGAAAGGCATTGCAGTGAATGTACTCACTTTTCTCAGCACCACTTCTGACAACACCGATGCCTTCGCCGAATACCTCTGTCTGGCCGAAAACACCAAAGCCAACATCATCTACCTCGACAATTATCGGTGTCGCCTGGAACCTTTTGCTTTTGATATCGTCAAAACCTGCCAGTCGAAAATCCCCACCATGGAAAAAAGTACGTGTTTAGGGCCGAGCGTGAAGGGCTTGTGGAATGTGTGGGTTGCGGAGTGA
- a CDS encoding IS982 family transposase, translating to MKYFTVAIYITISDMLQAMHHKEDEQRRIDDATIITTLVVSSRYFGGNIQNTLSYMKSDHCPGMLSKSQFNRRMHHIKDLIQAVFEVFSSVFKQENERQYYLLDSFPVKVCHNIRISRNRLLGYNDIFRGKNASKREYFYGFKAGVLCTEEGIPVEIALLPGSYHDARFLNRMDFNIPPEASIFGDNAFENHDLEDNSGQMGQIIWETMRKKNTSRGDIYQIRLWKKAIRRQIESVFSAICAAMPKTIHAVTPDGFNLKTFMFIFAYALSFLFNEQEFV from the coding sequence ATGAAATATTTCACGGTTGCAATTTACATCACAATTTCGGATATGCTGCAAGCGATGCACCATAAAGAAGATGAGCAACGTCGGATTGATGACGCGACGATCATCACGACCTTGGTCGTATCTAGCCGGTATTTCGGAGGAAACATCCAAAATACGCTTAGCTATATGAAGTCTGATCATTGCCCTGGCATGTTGAGTAAATCCCAGTTCAATCGTCGTATGCATCATATCAAAGACTTGATCCAGGCTGTTTTCGAGGTTTTTTCCTCCGTTTTTAAGCAAGAAAATGAACGGCAGTACTATCTTTTGGACAGTTTTCCGGTCAAAGTCTGTCATAATATTCGTATCAGTCGCAATAGGCTATTGGGGTATAATGATATTTTTCGAGGAAAAAATGCCTCGAAACGAGAGTACTTTTATGGATTTAAAGCGGGTGTTCTGTGTACCGAAGAGGGGATCCCTGTAGAGATTGCCCTTTTGCCCGGTTCTTATCACGATGCGCGATTCCTTAACCGAATGGACTTCAATATCCCCCCAGAAGCCTCCATTTTTGGTGATAACGCATTTGAAAACCATGATTTGGAGGACAACTCCGGCCAAATGGGGCAAATCATCTGGGAGACGATGCGTAAAAAAAATACCAGCAGGGGAGATATTTACCAGATCCGTTTATGGAAAAAGGCCATTCGAAGACAAATCGAGTCCGTTTTTAGTGCCATTTGTGCTGCAATGCCCAAAACCATTCATGCCGTCACCCCGGATGGATTTAACTTGAAGACCTTTATGTTCATTTTTGCCTATGCCCTTTCCTTTTTGTTTAACGAGCAGGAATTCGTATAG